The proteins below are encoded in one region of Anguilla anguilla isolate fAngAng1 chromosome 3, fAngAng1.pri, whole genome shotgun sequence:
- the LOC118223681 gene encoding microtubule-associated protein 2-like isoform X2, with protein sequence MADERQPQDSGPQWVPPGAQGQAPPAGHSENGYSSYRSCQPGEGPASGPASGPASGPASGSASYSATKENGFNGDMTGGHVVTAVDDSANLPPSPPPSPSAEQFGPLEQDVGDEEEARPLQRFQNSRERCKFLAPSISVSVPEDEPSRSDEEFFDHPLFSPEWTRHGYCPTGQAAVFSQIEEEQSIEALTEAEEEEETADADAAPEEREQQGSGEEPEQGPEVEPVEQAESLGEAQARPCPQAETASAPAEALEGRGNEAGLEKCPEEALKTDEGKPDSMQAAAAPAGSDFAEKGSEEPSASVSPAPLTSEKDKEDPCKAAPESPGNGQKHPKEATEPSSKQPDKPSQQPTDQWKGEEMADTSKVSSDEEDKIAPKVAAEKQAFLEAPIGRDSRDSQDEEQMRTDAESQSISREKEKEVKSDDEMNKDKEMIMVVGGKETKDTKAEESSERMEMTLSSDFKEMEARQGTSIVKPAEVFEKLEAKGHSVPEDTKGEVEIFDQGKVIGEMEDLNLHMDTVDQSQDLDIEQDKSGMSAYFETSALKEDDDRGQEEGYYQLSDAREKISVPVAAPSHPEMGYTTLAQPPSPEWDARMSPLEEHRSIPVTETKDDSKLSPGKLSREQRSYSLNISIAPVDQSGGQGRPKIFSPLATDIMSHTSGSLDESAEYLPVTTPSVEKRLNFPPMILETAPSVATPPSSPPDVPTSPKTSPQSESPVLPFPMKFNNRNGTVMAPDLPEMLDLAGVRPRLTSDSSDSEMMRRKSVPANVLMSDSLANLVLGDKSQKAARSESQLEELGYCVFNEYSGPMPSPADVHSPLDSPPQIFPTMMSEKDKAIKEPMATEGEIKEAQDQKDDEEEKEAQEKTEEETEIPKDKEAEEDKLEYVSGEKTVLLDVLAAEDGKSKPMIKPTEPLEEKPKDFSLKTGLVSDIKDQIIPEVEEQDLSREASPVPPDRIGTEAVEKQPDRPVTPTVTITLDETKPELDRDAKLVTEAEIADAEIKIRKLEMESRPLSVEEERELQELREKVKDKPDLVHQEAYEEVDAEDVYQLTGVAKDRIARPIKPSPTSSVESATEEEKVDIHEQEKVQQPEKQVSLKAEPMQVKETPEEKAPESSKKPEEPAVVTSTVQEEQIEQEDEDIELAEEPEEVMEDVQALVCLGKEEEHEIPEEEELVEGAKAAAQESLEPRAIIESVVTVEDDFITVVQTIDEGEQPGHSVRFSAPPEDDQVQLPQEEEEEEEEEEESIEIAQEVALEAPSLEEVSDVPEAPEMTTSPMKEAASEGEPHTETFDDYRDETTMDDSILDTDSAWADTQDDDRSVATEKIEPLPETQSPVREPPEEKQTRGKPAGRAKARVGTPERRAVRREASSGPRDESRKKKAVIKKADLTKKSDSQTRSPSRKSACRPAARQPRPAQHVSAKRKHTVLSVSPAMAVTEGRQPLSVAHKSRERIADGSSRSPEKRSSLPRPASILTRRTQPADQDETSTSITSSGSTAPRRPTSFRTEGRAEHRTGRAPTMTGMDSSRSRSARSGTSTPRTPGSTAVTPGTPPSYSCRTPGTPRTPGTPKSLSLLPQEKKVAIIRTPPKSPATTPKQLRVLNQPLPDLKNVKSKIGSIENIKYQPKGGQVQIQTKKIDLSHVTSKCGSLDNIHHRPGGGRVRIESMKLDFKDKAHAKVGSLENAHHMPGGGNIMIESHKLSFRDVAKARVDHGAEIVVTQSPRLSGGTSPHRHSNMSSSGSINLLESPQLATLAEDVTAALAKQGL encoded by the exons ATGGCGGACGAACGGCAGCCCCAGGACAGCGGTCCGCAGTGGGTTCCCCCCGGAGCCCAGGGCcaggcgccccctgctggccacagcGAGAACGGCTACTCTTCCTACAGAAGCTGCCAGCCCGGAGAGGGCCCCGCCTCTGGCCCCGCCTCTGGCCCCGCCTCAGGCCCTGCCTCCGGCTCCGCCTCCTATTCCGCCACCAAAGAGAACGGCTTCAACGGGGACATGACTGGTGGACACGTGGTGACAGCTG TGGACGACTCGGccaacctgcccccctcccctccgccctcTCCATCCGCTGAGCAGTTCGGACCCCTGGAACAAG ACGTAGGGGACGAGGAGGAGGCACGCCCTCTCCAACGCTTCCAAAATTCTCGGGAGAGGTGCAAGTTCCTCGCCCCCTCCATCTCGGTGTCAGTGCCCGAGGATGAGCCCTCCCGCTCTGACGAGGAGTTCTTTGATCACCCCTTGTTCAGCCCCGAGTGGACGCGGCATGGCTACTGCCCCACGGGGCAGGCCGCCGTCTTTAGTCAGATCGAAG AGGAACAGTCCATAGAGGCTCTCACAGAagctgaggaggaagaggagactgCAGACGCAGACGCTGCTCCTGAGGAGCGAGAGCAGCAGGGGAGTGGGGAGGAACCTGAGCAGGGGCCCGAGGTGGAGCCCGTAGAGCAGGCAGAGAGCTTAGGCGAGGCCCAGGCTCGGCCCTGTCCGCAGGCCGAGACGGCTAGCGCGCCCGCAGAAGCCCTCGAAGGGAGGGGCAATGAGGCAGGGTTGGAGAAGTGTCCCGAGGAAG CCCTGAAGACGGACGAAGGGAAGCCGGACAGCATGCAGGCTGCCGCTGCCCCCGCCGGCTCGGACTTTGCCGAGAAAGGTTCGGAGGAGCCCTCTGCCTCGGTCAGCCCAGCACCGCTCACTTCAGAAAAAGATAAAGAAGATCCCTGCAAAGCTGCTCCAGAGAGCCCAGGCAATGGTCAGAAACACCCTAAGGAGGCCACGGAACCCTCCTCTAAGCAGCCTGACAAACCATCCCAACAGCCCACTGACCAATGGAAGGGGGAGGAGATGGCTGACACCTCCAAAGTAAGCTCAGACGAAGAGGACAAAATTGCCCCTAAGGTCGCAGCCGAAAAACAGGCCTTTTTGGAGGCACCTATAGGGAGGGACAGTCGGGACAGCCAGGATGAGGAGCAGATGAGAACGGATGCCGAATCTCAGAGTATTAgcagagaaaaggagaaggaaGTCAAATCTGATGATGAAATGAACAAGGACAAGGAAATGATAATGGTAGTTGGAGGCAAGGAAACTAAGGACACTAAGGCAGAGGAATCGAGTGAAAGGATGGAAATGACCCTGAGTTCAGATTTTAAGGAGATGGAAGCCCGTCAGGGAACCTCTATTGTCAAACCTGCAGAAGTGTTTGAAAAGCTGGAGGCAAAGGGTCATTCTGTCCCGGAGGACACCAAAGGCGAAGTGGAGATCTTTGATCAAGGAAAAGTCATCGGCGAAATGGAGGATTTAAATTTGCACATGGACACCGTTGACCAGTCGCAAGATTTAGACATTGAACAGGACAAATCGGGAATGTCTGCCTACTTTGAGACGTCAGCCCTGAAGGAAGATGATGATAGGGGGCAGGAGGAAGGATATTATCAGCTTAGCGATGCCAGAGAGAAGATTTCTGTACCAGTCGCAGCTCCTTCACACCCCGAAATGGGGTACACCACACTGGCACAACCACCATCCCCAGAATGGGATGCAAGGATGAGCCCTTTGGAAGAGCACCGGTCCATCCCAGTCACTGAAACGAAGGATGACAGTAAGCTGTCACCTGGAAAGTTGTCACGGGAACAGAGGAGTTACTCCCTGAACATCTCCATTGCACCCGTGGATCAAAGTGGTGGGCAGGGGCGGCCAAAGATTTTTTCCCCGTTGGCCACCGATATTATGTCCCATACTAGTGGAAGTCTGGACGAGTCTGCAGAATACCTTCCAGTGACCACCCCATCTGTGGAAAAGAGGCTAAATTTCCCCCCCATGATTCTCGAAACCGCTCCTTCAGTTGCTACTCCCCCATCGTCACCACCAGATGTTCCAACCAGTCCAAAGACAAGCCCTCAGTCTGAGTCGCCTGTGTTGCCTTTCCCAATGAAGTTCAACAACAGAAATGGTACCGTGATGGCCCCTGACCTGCCAGAGATGTTGGACCTAGCTGGTGTCAGACCAAGGCTGACGTCTGACAGCAGCGATTCTGAGATGATGAGGAGGAAGTCTGTCCCGGCTAATGTCCTAATGAGTGATTCTTTAGCTAACCTAGTGCTAGGAGATAAAAGCCAAAAGGCGGCAAGAAGTGAGAGCCAGTTAGAAGAGCTGGGCtactgtgtttttaatgagtaCTCTGGCCCCATGCCCTCCCCTGCTGATGTGCACAGTCCCCTGGACTCTCCTCCCCAAATCTTCCCCACAATGATGTCAGAGAAGGATAAAGCTATAAAGGAGCCAATGGCAACAGAAGGGGAAATTAAAGAAGCGCAAGACCAAaaagatgatgaagaagaaaaagaagctcAAGAAAAGACAGAAGAAGAAACTGAGATTCCCAAAGAcaaggaggcagaggaggataAACTTGAATATGTGTCTGGAGAGAAAACTGTATTGTTAGACGTACTTGCTGCGGAAGATGGCAAATCTAAACCAATGATCAAACCTACTGAACCACTTGAGGAAAAGCCAAAGGATTTCAGTCTGAAGACTGGTCTGGTTAGCGATATCAAAGACCAAATCATTCCTGAGGTGGAGGAGCAAGATCTGTCAAGAGAGGCCTCTCCTGTGCCACCAGATAGGATTGGGACAGAGGCTGTGGAAAAGCAGCCCGATAGACCGGTGACACCAACTGTCACAATCACCCTCGATGAAACGAAGCCCGAACTAGACAGGGATGCAAAACTAGTGACAGAGGCTGAAATAGCTGACGCTGAAATCAAAATTCGTAAGTTGGAGATGGAGAGCAGGCCTTTGAGCGTGGAGGAGGAGCGTGAGCTCCAGGAGCTGAGAGAAAAAGTGAAGGATAAGCCGGACTTAGTACACCAGGAGGCCTATGAAGAGGTGGATGCTGAGGATGTCTACCAGCTTACCGGTGTAGCAAAAGACAGAATTGCACGACCCATAAAACCATCACCAACATCATCAGTAGAGAGTGCTACAGAGGAGGAGAAAGTGGATATTCATGAACAAGAGAAGGTTCAGCAGCCTGAGAAACAGGTTTCTCTGAAAGCAGAGCCTATGCAGGTGAAGGAAACCCCAGAGGAAAAAGCCCCAGAATCCTCTAAAAAGCCAGAGGAACCTGCTGTAGTCACCTCTACTGTCCAGGAGGAACAGATCGAGCAAGAGGACGAAGATATAGAACTGGCTGAAGAGCCTGAAGAGGTCATGGAGGACGTCCAAGCATTGGTATGTCtaggaaaggaggaggagcacGAGATCCCTGAAGAGGAAGAGTTAGTTGAAGGTGCAAAAGCAGCTGCTCAGGAGTCATTGGAGCCCCGAGCCATCATTGAATCAGTGGTGACCGTGGAAGACGACTTCATCACAGTGGTGCAAACCATCGACGAGGGAGAACAACCTGGACACAGCGTCCGTTTCTCTGCCCCACCCGAAGATGACCAGGTACAGCTtccccaggaggaggaggaggaggaggaagaagaagaggaatcGATTGAAATAGCCCAGGAAGTTGCTCTGGAGGCTCCCAGTCTGGAGGAGGTTTCAGATGTCCCAGAAGCTCCTGAGATGACCACCTCCCCCATGAAGGAGGCAGCATCAGAGGGAGAGCCACATACAGAGACATTTGATGACTACAGAGACGAGACAACCATGGACGACTCCATCTTAGACACAGACAGCGCCTGGGCAGACACTCAAG ATGACGACAGGAGCGTTGCGACAGAGAAAATCGAACCCCTCCCCGAAACGCAGAGTCCCGTCAGGGAGCCCCCCGAGGAAAAGCAAACGAGGGGGAAGCCGGCGGGCCGTGCGAAGGCGCGCGTCGGCACCCCCGAGCGCCGGGCCGTCCGAAGGGAGGCCAGCTCCGGCCCCCGGGACGAGAGCAGGAAGAAAAAAG CTGTGATTAAGAAGGCCGATCTTACTAAAAAATCAGACTCTCAGACGCGCTCTCCCTCCCGGAAGAGCGCGTGCAGGCCCGCGGCCAGGCAGCCCAGGCCGGCCCAGCACGTCAGTGCTAAACGGAAGCACACAG TTCTATCAGTTTCTCCAGCCATGGCGGTGACAGAAGGCCGGCAGCCACTCAGTGTAGCCCATAAGTCCCGGGAAAGGATCGCA GATGGCAGCTCGCGGAGTCCAGAGAAGAGGtcctccctgccccgcccggcCTCCATCCTGACCCGGCGAACACAGCCGGCAGACCAGGACGAGACCTCCACCTCTATCACCAGCTCCGGATCCACCGCACCCCGCCGCCCCACCT CGTTTCGTACGGAGGGCCGAGCGGAGCACAGGACTGGACGAGCCCCCACTATGACAG GGATGGACTCCTCTCGCTCGCGTTCGGCTCGCAGCGGCACctccaccccccgcacccccggcTCCACCGCCGTCACCCCGGGCACCCCGCCCAGCTACTCCTGCCGCACCCCGGGCACCCCCCGCACGCCGGGCACGCCCAAGTCTCTCAGCCTGCTGCCCCAGGAGAAGAAGGTGGCCATCATCCGCACGCCGCCCAAGTCCCCCGCCACCACGCCCAAGCAGCTGCGCGTGCTCAACCAGCCGCTGCCCGACCTCAAGAACGTCAAGTCCAAGATCGGCTCCATCGAAAACATCAAGTACCAGCCCAAGGGTGGTCAG
- the LOC118223681 gene encoding microtubule-associated protein 2-like isoform X5 yields MADERQPQDSGPQWVPPGAQGQAPPAGHSENGYSSYRSCQPGEGPASGPASGPASGPASGSASYSATKENGFNGDMTGGHVVTAVDDSANLPPSPPPSPSAEQFGPLEQDVGDEEEARPLQRFQNSRERCKFLAPSISVSVPEDEPSRSDEEFFDHPLFSPEWTRHGYCPTGQAAVFSQIEALKTDEGKPDSMQAAAAPAGSDFAEKGSEEPSASVSPAPLTSEKDKEDPCKAAPESPGNGQKHPKEATEPSSKQPDKPSQQPTDQWKGEEMADTSKVSSDEEDKIAPKVAAEKQAFLEAPIGRDSRDSQDEEQMRTDAESQSISREKEKEVKSDDEMNKDKEMIMVVGGKETKDTKAEESSERMEMTLSSDFKEMEARQGTSIVKPAEVFEKLEAKGHSVPEDTKGEVEIFDQGKVIGEMEDLNLHMDTVDQSQDLDIEQDKSGMSAYFETSALKEDDDRGQEEGYYQLSDAREKISVPVAAPSHPEMGYTTLAQPPSPEWDARMSPLEEHRSIPVTETKDDSKLSPGKLSREQRSYSLNISIAPVDQSGGQGRPKIFSPLATDIMSHTSGSLDESAEYLPVTTPSVEKRLNFPPMILETAPSVATPPSSPPDVPTSPKTSPQSESPVLPFPMKFNNRNGTVMAPDLPEMLDLAGVRPRLTSDSSDSEMMRRKSVPANVLMSDSLANLVLGDKSQKAARSESQLEELGYCVFNEYSGPMPSPADVHSPLDSPPQIFPTMMSEKDKAIKEPMATEGEIKEAQDQKDDEEEKEAQEKTEEETEIPKDKEAEEDKLEYVSGEKTVLLDVLAAEDGKSKPMIKPTEPLEEKPKDFSLKTGLVSDIKDQIIPEVEEQDLSREASPVPPDRIGTEAVEKQPDRPVTPTVTITLDETKPELDRDAKLVTEAEIADAEIKIRKLEMESRPLSVEEERELQELREKVKDKPDLVHQEAYEEVDAEDVYQLTGVAKDRIARPIKPSPTSSVESATEEEKVDIHEQEKVQQPEKQVSLKAEPMQVKETPEEKAPESSKKPEEPAVVTSTVQEEQIEQEDEDIELAEEPEEVMEDVQALVCLGKEEEHEIPEEEELVEGAKAAAQESLEPRAIIESVVTVEDDFITVVQTIDEGEQPGHSVRFSAPPEDDQVQLPQEEEEEEEEEEESIEIAQEVALEAPSLEEVSDVPEAPEMTTSPMKEAASEGEPHTETFDDYRDETTMDDSILDTDSAWADTQDDDRSVATEKIEPLPETQSPVREPPEEKQTRGKPAGRAKARVGTPERRAVRREASSGPRDESRKKKAVIKKADLTKKSDSQTRSPSRKSACRPAARQPRPAQHVSAKRKHTVLSVSPAMAVTEGRQPLSVAHKSRERIADGSSRSPEKRSSLPRPASILTRRTQPADQDETSTSITSSGSTAPRRPTSFRTEGRAEHRTGRAPTMTGMDSSRSRSARSGTSTPRTPGSTAVTPGTPPSYSCRTPGTPRTPGTPKSLSLLPQEKKVAIIRTPPKSPATTPKQLRVLNQPLPDLKNVKSKIGSIENIKYQPKGGQVVIPSVKLDFSHVQSRCGSMDKTHYAAAGGNVQIQTKKIDLSHVTSKCGSLDNIHHRPGGGRVRIESMKLDFKDKAHAKVGSLENAHHMPGGGNIMIESHKLSFRDVAKARVDHGAEIVVTQSPRLSGGTSPHRHSNMSSSGSINLLESPQLATLAEDVTAALAKQGL; encoded by the exons ATGGCGGACGAACGGCAGCCCCAGGACAGCGGTCCGCAGTGGGTTCCCCCCGGAGCCCAGGGCcaggcgccccctgctggccacagcGAGAACGGCTACTCTTCCTACAGAAGCTGCCAGCCCGGAGAGGGCCCCGCCTCTGGCCCCGCCTCTGGCCCCGCCTCAGGCCCTGCCTCCGGCTCCGCCTCCTATTCCGCCACCAAAGAGAACGGCTTCAACGGGGACATGACTGGTGGACACGTGGTGACAGCTG TGGACGACTCGGccaacctgcccccctcccctccgccctcTCCATCCGCTGAGCAGTTCGGACCCCTGGAACAAG ACGTAGGGGACGAGGAGGAGGCACGCCCTCTCCAACGCTTCCAAAATTCTCGGGAGAGGTGCAAGTTCCTCGCCCCCTCCATCTCGGTGTCAGTGCCCGAGGATGAGCCCTCCCGCTCTGACGAGGAGTTCTTTGATCACCCCTTGTTCAGCCCCGAGTGGACGCGGCATGGCTACTGCCCCACGGGGCAGGCCGCCGTCTTTAGTCAGATCGAAG CCCTGAAGACGGACGAAGGGAAGCCGGACAGCATGCAGGCTGCCGCTGCCCCCGCCGGCTCGGACTTTGCCGAGAAAGGTTCGGAGGAGCCCTCTGCCTCGGTCAGCCCAGCACCGCTCACTTCAGAAAAAGATAAAGAAGATCCCTGCAAAGCTGCTCCAGAGAGCCCAGGCAATGGTCAGAAACACCCTAAGGAGGCCACGGAACCCTCCTCTAAGCAGCCTGACAAACCATCCCAACAGCCCACTGACCAATGGAAGGGGGAGGAGATGGCTGACACCTCCAAAGTAAGCTCAGACGAAGAGGACAAAATTGCCCCTAAGGTCGCAGCCGAAAAACAGGCCTTTTTGGAGGCACCTATAGGGAGGGACAGTCGGGACAGCCAGGATGAGGAGCAGATGAGAACGGATGCCGAATCTCAGAGTATTAgcagagaaaaggagaaggaaGTCAAATCTGATGATGAAATGAACAAGGACAAGGAAATGATAATGGTAGTTGGAGGCAAGGAAACTAAGGACACTAAGGCAGAGGAATCGAGTGAAAGGATGGAAATGACCCTGAGTTCAGATTTTAAGGAGATGGAAGCCCGTCAGGGAACCTCTATTGTCAAACCTGCAGAAGTGTTTGAAAAGCTGGAGGCAAAGGGTCATTCTGTCCCGGAGGACACCAAAGGCGAAGTGGAGATCTTTGATCAAGGAAAAGTCATCGGCGAAATGGAGGATTTAAATTTGCACATGGACACCGTTGACCAGTCGCAAGATTTAGACATTGAACAGGACAAATCGGGAATGTCTGCCTACTTTGAGACGTCAGCCCTGAAGGAAGATGATGATAGGGGGCAGGAGGAAGGATATTATCAGCTTAGCGATGCCAGAGAGAAGATTTCTGTACCAGTCGCAGCTCCTTCACACCCCGAAATGGGGTACACCACACTGGCACAACCACCATCCCCAGAATGGGATGCAAGGATGAGCCCTTTGGAAGAGCACCGGTCCATCCCAGTCACTGAAACGAAGGATGACAGTAAGCTGTCACCTGGAAAGTTGTCACGGGAACAGAGGAGTTACTCCCTGAACATCTCCATTGCACCCGTGGATCAAAGTGGTGGGCAGGGGCGGCCAAAGATTTTTTCCCCGTTGGCCACCGATATTATGTCCCATACTAGTGGAAGTCTGGACGAGTCTGCAGAATACCTTCCAGTGACCACCCCATCTGTGGAAAAGAGGCTAAATTTCCCCCCCATGATTCTCGAAACCGCTCCTTCAGTTGCTACTCCCCCATCGTCACCACCAGATGTTCCAACCAGTCCAAAGACAAGCCCTCAGTCTGAGTCGCCTGTGTTGCCTTTCCCAATGAAGTTCAACAACAGAAATGGTACCGTGATGGCCCCTGACCTGCCAGAGATGTTGGACCTAGCTGGTGTCAGACCAAGGCTGACGTCTGACAGCAGCGATTCTGAGATGATGAGGAGGAAGTCTGTCCCGGCTAATGTCCTAATGAGTGATTCTTTAGCTAACCTAGTGCTAGGAGATAAAAGCCAAAAGGCGGCAAGAAGTGAGAGCCAGTTAGAAGAGCTGGGCtactgtgtttttaatgagtaCTCTGGCCCCATGCCCTCCCCTGCTGATGTGCACAGTCCCCTGGACTCTCCTCCCCAAATCTTCCCCACAATGATGTCAGAGAAGGATAAAGCTATAAAGGAGCCAATGGCAACAGAAGGGGAAATTAAAGAAGCGCAAGACCAAaaagatgatgaagaagaaaaagaagctcAAGAAAAGACAGAAGAAGAAACTGAGATTCCCAAAGAcaaggaggcagaggaggataAACTTGAATATGTGTCTGGAGAGAAAACTGTATTGTTAGACGTACTTGCTGCGGAAGATGGCAAATCTAAACCAATGATCAAACCTACTGAACCACTTGAGGAAAAGCCAAAGGATTTCAGTCTGAAGACTGGTCTGGTTAGCGATATCAAAGACCAAATCATTCCTGAGGTGGAGGAGCAAGATCTGTCAAGAGAGGCCTCTCCTGTGCCACCAGATAGGATTGGGACAGAGGCTGTGGAAAAGCAGCCCGATAGACCGGTGACACCAACTGTCACAATCACCCTCGATGAAACGAAGCCCGAACTAGACAGGGATGCAAAACTAGTGACAGAGGCTGAAATAGCTGACGCTGAAATCAAAATTCGTAAGTTGGAGATGGAGAGCAGGCCTTTGAGCGTGGAGGAGGAGCGTGAGCTCCAGGAGCTGAGAGAAAAAGTGAAGGATAAGCCGGACTTAGTACACCAGGAGGCCTATGAAGAGGTGGATGCTGAGGATGTCTACCAGCTTACCGGTGTAGCAAAAGACAGAATTGCACGACCCATAAAACCATCACCAACATCATCAGTAGAGAGTGCTACAGAGGAGGAGAAAGTGGATATTCATGAACAAGAGAAGGTTCAGCAGCCTGAGAAACAGGTTTCTCTGAAAGCAGAGCCTATGCAGGTGAAGGAAACCCCAGAGGAAAAAGCCCCAGAATCCTCTAAAAAGCCAGAGGAACCTGCTGTAGTCACCTCTACTGTCCAGGAGGAACAGATCGAGCAAGAGGACGAAGATATAGAACTGGCTGAAGAGCCTGAAGAGGTCATGGAGGACGTCCAAGCATTGGTATGTCtaggaaaggaggaggagcacGAGATCCCTGAAGAGGAAGAGTTAGTTGAAGGTGCAAAAGCAGCTGCTCAGGAGTCATTGGAGCCCCGAGCCATCATTGAATCAGTGGTGACCGTGGAAGACGACTTCATCACAGTGGTGCAAACCATCGACGAGGGAGAACAACCTGGACACAGCGTCCGTTTCTCTGCCCCACCCGAAGATGACCAGGTACAGCTtccccaggaggaggaggaggaggaggaagaagaagaggaatcGATTGAAATAGCCCAGGAAGTTGCTCTGGAGGCTCCCAGTCTGGAGGAGGTTTCAGATGTCCCAGAAGCTCCTGAGATGACCACCTCCCCCATGAAGGAGGCAGCATCAGAGGGAGAGCCACATACAGAGACATTTGATGACTACAGAGACGAGACAACCATGGACGACTCCATCTTAGACACAGACAGCGCCTGGGCAGACACTCAAG ATGACGACAGGAGCGTTGCGACAGAGAAAATCGAACCCCTCCCCGAAACGCAGAGTCCCGTCAGGGAGCCCCCCGAGGAAAAGCAAACGAGGGGGAAGCCGGCGGGCCGTGCGAAGGCGCGCGTCGGCACCCCCGAGCGCCGGGCCGTCCGAAGGGAGGCCAGCTCCGGCCCCCGGGACGAGAGCAGGAAGAAAAAAG CTGTGATTAAGAAGGCCGATCTTACTAAAAAATCAGACTCTCAGACGCGCTCTCCCTCCCGGAAGAGCGCGTGCAGGCCCGCGGCCAGGCAGCCCAGGCCGGCCCAGCACGTCAGTGCTAAACGGAAGCACACAG TTCTATCAGTTTCTCCAGCCATGGCGGTGACAGAAGGCCGGCAGCCACTCAGTGTAGCCCATAAGTCCCGGGAAAGGATCGCA GATGGCAGCTCGCGGAGTCCAGAGAAGAGGtcctccctgccccgcccggcCTCCATCCTGACCCGGCGAACACAGCCGGCAGACCAGGACGAGACCTCCACCTCTATCACCAGCTCCGGATCCACCGCACCCCGCCGCCCCACCT CGTTTCGTACGGAGGGCCGAGCGGAGCACAGGACTGGACGAGCCCCCACTATGACAG GGATGGACTCCTCTCGCTCGCGTTCGGCTCGCAGCGGCACctccaccccccgcacccccggcTCCACCGCCGTCACCCCGGGCACCCCGCCCAGCTACTCCTGCCGCACCCCGGGCACCCCCCGCACGCCGGGCACGCCCAAGTCTCTCAGCCTGCTGCCCCAGGAGAAGAAGGTGGCCATCATCCGCACGCCGCCCAAGTCCCCCGCCACCACGCCCAAGCAGCTGCGCGTGCTCAACCAGCCGCTGCCCGACCTCAAGAACGTCAAGTCCAAGATCGGCTCCATCGAAAACATCAAGTACCAGCCCAAGGGTGGTCAG